From a region of the Latilactobacillus sakei genome:
- a CDS encoding bacteriocin immunity protein, whose product MAINDQELFDLIDAAYNEDLSNQPQKYEYKAALLAGAKRLIEGADSLSVCVDIYNAYHENYIVSISLPRANRNLYGYIHHKLEKLDQKRLRDLNLGYGLIASSMMFGGMH is encoded by the coding sequence TTGGCAATTAATGATCAAGAACTATTCGATTTAATCGATGCAGCTTACAATGAAGATTTATCAAATCAACCACAAAAATATGAATACAAGGCAGCCTTATTGGCAGGTGCCAAGCGCTTAATCGAAGGTGCAGATTCGCTTAGTGTCTGTGTCGATATCTACAATGCTTATCATGAAAATTACATCGTATCGATAAGCTTACCGCGTGCTAATCGCAATTTATATGGTTACATTCATCATAAATTAGAAAAATTAGATCAAAAACGATTACGCGATTTGAATTTAGGTTACGGTTTAATTGCCTCTTCAATGATGTTTGGCGGTATGCATTAA
- a CDS encoding bacteriocin immunity protein, giving the protein MKWYSGGSERSEQAIITIKALLTDLQDASKGPALQTVLTTYQAELESKKASVPLILSRLNLAIVNALQEDGLTLSAAQSEQVKALTALSNIRYGY; this is encoded by the coding sequence ATGAAATGGTATTCAGGTGGTTCAGAACGTAGTGAACAAGCGATTATAACAATTAAGGCATTATTGACGGATTTACAAGATGCTTCGAAAGGACCTGCTTTACAAACTGTTTTAACGACTTATCAAGCAGAACTTGAAAGTAAAAAAGCAAGCGTGCCCTTGATTTTGAGTCGCTTAAATTTGGCAATTGTCAATGCGCTTCAAGAAGACGGTTTGACTTTATCAGCTGCGCAATCCGAACAGGTCAAAGCACTAACGGCACTCTCTAACATTCGTTATGGCTACTAA
- a CDS encoding threonine ammonia-lyase (catalyzes the formation of 2-oxobutanoate from L-threonine; catabolic) produces the protein MATNNLVLKTADICDIRDIEEARATIKPYIRETPLIQSMFLSRNVAKGNVYLKLENMQLTGSFKFRGANNKINHLTEEQRQRGIVTASAGNHAQGVALTAKLLGIDATVVMPEEAPIAKQKATAGYGANVVLHGATFNDARLYMEQLAAEKGMTIVHPYDDREVMAGQGTIGLEILDKIWNVDTVIIPVGGGGLISGVATALKSFNPSIHIIGVQSENVHGMAASIDAGEITSHHDDFTLADGTDVAIPGNLTYPVVQNLVDEFVLVTEDEIAMAMTDLMQRTKIVTEGAGALPTAALLSGKIDPKWLEDKNIVAMVSGGNVDLTRVSGIIEHLFKPADTSKGVVG, from the coding sequence ATGGCAACAAATAATTTAGTTTTGAAGACAGCTGACATTTGTGATATTCGTGATATTGAAGAGGCGCGGGCAACAATCAAACCTTACATCCGGGAAACACCATTAATTCAATCGATGTTTTTAAGCCGGAATGTCGCTAAGGGCAATGTTTATCTGAAATTAGAAAACATGCAATTAACAGGCTCGTTCAAATTTAGAGGTGCCAATAACAAAATTAATCATTTAACTGAAGAACAACGGCAACGTGGGATTGTAACAGCATCAGCTGGTAACCATGCACAAGGTGTCGCATTAACCGCTAAGTTATTGGGAATTGATGCAACCGTTGTTATGCCCGAAGAAGCCCCAATTGCTAAACAAAAAGCAACGGCTGGCTACGGCGCTAATGTTGTCTTACACGGTGCAACGTTTAACGATGCGCGTTTATACATGGAACAATTAGCAGCAGAAAAAGGCATGACAATCGTTCATCCTTACGATGATCGTGAAGTCATGGCTGGCCAAGGGACAATTGGTCTTGAAATCTTAGATAAAATTTGGAATGTTGATACAGTAATTATCCCTGTTGGCGGGGGCGGCTTAATTTCAGGTGTGGCAACAGCTTTGAAATCTTTCAACCCATCAATTCACATTATCGGGGTTCAATCTGAAAACGTGCATGGGATGGCGGCCTCAATCGATGCTGGCGAAATCACAAGTCACCATGATGATTTCACATTAGCAGATGGTACCGATGTGGCTATTCCAGGGAACTTAACTTATCCAGTTGTTCAAAACCTAGTAGACGAATTTGTCTTAGTGACTGAAGACGAAATCGCAATGGCAATGACTGACTTGATGCAACGGACTAAGATTGTCACAGAAGGCGCTGGTGCCTTACCAACTGCTGCCTTATTAAGTGGCAAGATTGATCCTAAGTGGCTTGAAGATAAGAACATTGTTGCGATGGTTTCAGGCGGTAATGTTGATTTAACGCGGGTTTCAGGGATTATTGAACATCTCTTCAAACCAGCAGACACAAGTAAGGGTGTTGTTGGATAG
- a CDS encoding FAD-dependent oxidoreductase, with translation MKIIVVGSSHGGFETVQESLLDYPDATIQWYEQGDFLSFLSCGMQLYLEGTVKNVDDVSYATPEGMRAKGVDVRLQQAITAINADQHTVQVKDLKNNTTREESYDKLVLSVGAVPFELPVAGRDLANVYAMRGRDWAIKLKAKTVDPTVKNVVVIGSGYIGIEAAEVFAKAGKNVTVVDVLPRLLSLYLDQEFTDELTTEMQAHNIYPAVGQSVKEYRGADGKVTKVVTDQAEYDADLVIEAAGIRPNTAWLKDVLDLDRSGRIKINEYLQTSQPDIFAVGDATVVKYAPTGEEIPIALATNARRQGRYAAKNLVTADQPVPAVSGSSALSVFDYHFASTGIKEGTADKSGVKTQSVVVTETYRPHFVPADENPEVKFKLTFDPETGRILGAQIMSKADVTANINAISLAIQGKMTVDDLAYADFFFQPGFDRPWNIMNVAAQKAQRLMH, from the coding sequence GTGAAAATTATTGTTGTCGGTTCATCCCATGGTGGGTTCGAAACAGTTCAAGAAAGTTTACTAGATTATCCGGATGCAACAATCCAATGGTACGAACAGGGCGATTTTCTATCGTTCTTATCCTGCGGGATGCAACTCTATTTAGAAGGAACAGTCAAGAATGTTGACGATGTTAGCTATGCAACGCCAGAAGGCATGCGTGCTAAAGGTGTCGATGTTCGTTTACAACAAGCTATTACAGCCATTAACGCTGACCAACATACGGTTCAGGTTAAGGATTTAAAAAATAATACAACTCGTGAAGAAAGTTACGATAAGCTCGTCTTAAGTGTCGGGGCCGTGCCATTTGAACTCCCCGTTGCTGGTCGGGATTTAGCTAACGTTTATGCAATGCGTGGTCGTGATTGGGCGATTAAGCTCAAGGCCAAAACAGTTGATCCAACTGTGAAAAACGTCGTTGTTATTGGCTCAGGTTATATCGGTATCGAAGCTGCTGAAGTCTTTGCCAAAGCTGGTAAAAACGTGACAGTTGTTGACGTCTTACCACGTCTATTGAGTTTATACCTCGATCAAGAATTTACAGATGAATTAACAACTGAAATGCAAGCTCATAATATTTACCCAGCAGTCGGTCAATCTGTTAAGGAATACCGCGGTGCTGATGGTAAAGTTACTAAGGTTGTGACGGATCAAGCCGAATATGATGCCGATTTAGTCATCGAAGCTGCTGGTATTCGTCCCAATACAGCTTGGTTGAAAGATGTACTTGATTTAGACCGCAGTGGGCGGATTAAGATCAATGAATATCTACAAACGAGTCAACCTGATATCTTTGCGGTGGGGGATGCAACGGTTGTTAAATATGCACCTACTGGCGAAGAAATTCCAATTGCTTTAGCAACGAATGCCCGCCGTCAAGGTCGCTACGCTGCTAAAAACTTGGTCACAGCTGACCAACCCGTACCAGCTGTTTCTGGTTCATCAGCCTTGAGTGTTTTCGATTATCACTTTGCTTCAACGGGGATTAAAGAAGGGACTGCTGATAAGTCAGGCGTTAAGACTCAATCCGTCGTTGTAACGGAAACTTATCGTCCACATTTCGTTCCAGCTGACGAAAATCCAGAAGTTAAATTCAAATTAACATTCGATCCTGAAACAGGCCGAATTTTAGGTGCACAAATCATGTCTAAAGCAGACGTCACAGCTAACATCAACGCCATTTCCTTAGCCATTCAAGGCAAGATGACGGTTGACGATTTAGCTTACGCTGACTTCTTCTTCCAACCTGGTTTCGACCGGCCTTGGAACATCATGAACGTTGCCGCTCAAAAGGCACAACGCTTGATGCACTAA
- a CDS encoding twin-arginine translocase subunit TatA gives MSIAYLIVITLLYIVLYIGTRRRGNQELINVLIIWQVLIIVNIIFDTIGHEQSIAGLYKAVYPMALSFFCYLGKDMFKKK, from the coding sequence ATGTCGATAGCTTATTTAATCGTTATCACACTGCTTTATATTGTGCTTTATATTGGTACTCGTAGACGGGGAAACCAGGAATTGATTAATGTCCTAATAATATGGCAAGTCCTGATTATCGTTAATATTATTTTTGACACAATTGGCCATGAACAAAGTATCGCTGGCTTATACAAGGCGGTTTATCCGATGGCACTGTCGTTCTTTTGTTATTTGGGGAAAGATATGTTTAAGAAGAAGTAG
- a CDS encoding glycerophosphodiester phosphodiesterase: protein MQYFKKLFLNTFTFLKQSQAYFRSVLLMHGFLLLICLPLLSKASYFILVHYQIQFLALSNLPVLIHQHPFALLALVGIALLILLLAFFEFTFLLLSVYFIQIKRPLALQALLKMTVAQITHLRIGTIFFFLYYYILIIPLGGLGYHSDLLTKFKLPAFILDYIITNRRLIAVLGLLIYLSLLYIGLRLIFTLPNIILQQMSLKRALRTSWRFTHYQLVTLVSRLLLIVGGLVGFTTVSFFLLIQLQAFIETHTSVGFQSAVILMTFLQVVVLINLVLSTVTIFFILVDALLSDSQFNQPAINYSSLKLSVPLNGGLLLLVAMVTLMGTGFYNWNYLRAVSIQQPISISHRGVSQKNGVQNSLTALKKTHRLKPDYVEMDVQLTKDHQFVVFHDFQLAPLTGQSGTPQSKTLAQLTNLTVREHKRTAPIASFDDYLALANQLHQKLLIEIKTPTTNNPGLVQKFLAKYQANIETHDHMVQSLNWQVVEDVKKAAPQIQTGYILPFNFIGPPISHADFYAVEMTTVNRHFIQAAHQEKKAVFVWTPNEQQAVQRMMYFGADGVITDNLKAVAQAQNQHTKPHYADKLAFYVMGIG from the coding sequence ATGCAATATTTTAAAAAGTTATTTTTAAATACCTTTACGTTTTTAAAACAAAGCCAAGCTTATTTCCGCAGTGTTTTATTAATGCACGGCTTTTTACTTTTAATTTGCCTGCCGCTTTTAAGTAAAGCCAGCTACTTCATTTTAGTACATTACCAGATTCAGTTTTTAGCGTTGAGCAATCTGCCCGTACTTATTCACCAGCACCCCTTTGCGCTTCTGGCGCTCGTCGGGATTGCGCTGCTGATTTTATTATTGGCCTTCTTCGAATTCACATTTCTACTATTAAGTGTGTATTTTATTCAGATTAAACGACCACTGGCCCTGCAAGCATTACTTAAGATGACAGTCGCCCAAATCACGCATCTGCGCATCGGTACCATTTTTTTCTTCCTATATTATTACATCCTAATTATCCCATTGGGCGGTTTGGGTTATCACTCCGATTTATTGACAAAATTTAAATTGCCGGCCTTTATTTTAGATTACATCATCACCAATCGACGGCTGATTGCTGTTTTGGGGCTATTAATTTATTTGAGTTTGCTATATATTGGTTTGCGCCTCATCTTCACCCTTCCCAATATTATTCTTCAACAAATGTCATTAAAAAGGGCGTTACGCACGAGTTGGCGCTTTACACATTACCAACTGGTAACCCTAGTTAGCCGGTTGTTACTCATCGTCGGAGGCCTCGTGGGTTTTACAACCGTTAGTTTCTTCTTATTAATCCAGCTTCAGGCGTTCATTGAAACGCACACCAGCGTCGGCTTCCAGAGCGCCGTTATCCTCATGACATTTTTACAAGTGGTCGTTCTCATTAACCTGGTCCTCTCCACTGTCACCATCTTTTTCATACTGGTTGATGCGCTACTATCCGATTCGCAATTCAATCAGCCTGCGATTAACTATTCTAGTCTTAAACTGAGCGTTCCCCTCAATGGCGGCTTATTATTGCTAGTGGCCATGGTTACTTTAATGGGTACCGGCTTTTACAATTGGAATTACCTTCGCGCCGTCTCAATTCAACAACCCATCAGTATCTCTCACCGCGGTGTCTCTCAAAAAAATGGTGTCCAAAATTCACTCACTGCGCTCAAAAAAACGCACCGTTTAAAACCCGACTACGTGGAAATGGATGTCCAACTGACCAAAGATCATCAATTCGTTGTCTTTCATGATTTTCAGCTGGCCCCATTAACTGGTCAGTCCGGAACACCGCAATCAAAAACACTGGCGCAACTCACCAATCTGACCGTGCGCGAACATAAACGCACCGCGCCAATCGCGTCTTTTGACGATTATCTCGCACTCGCCAATCAGCTCCACCAAAAACTCTTAATTGAAATCAAGACGCCAACTACCAATAATCCGGGTTTGGTGCAAAAATTCCTAGCCAAATACCAAGCCAACATTGAGACCCATGATCACATGGTCCAATCTTTGAACTGGCAAGTGGTGGAAGATGTCAAAAAGGCAGCACCGCAAATTCAAACCGGATATATCCTCCCTTTTAATTTCATCGGGCCACCCATTTCACACGCCGATTTCTACGCGGTTGAAATGACGACGGTCAACCGGCACTTCATTCAAGCGGCGCATCAAGAAAAGAAAGCCGTCTTTGTTTGGACACCCAATGAGCAACAGGCAGTCCAGCGAATGATGTATTTTGGTGCGGATGGCGTGATCACCGATAATCTCAAAGCAGTTGCACAAGCCCAAAACCAACATACAAAACCGCATTACGCCGATAAATTAGCCTTTTATGTCATGGGTATTGGGTAG
- a CDS encoding dipeptidase — translation MNKRISSCTTILVGKKATLDGSTLIARNEDGYNKPNPQKFRVIQPADQPIDYTSAINGLKIKLPTNPLRYTSTPDADDQYGIWAGAGINSANVAMTACETITNNPHILAIDPLTDDGIGEADFVTLVLPYSQSARQAVLRLGQLLETYGTYETNGIAFSDHDEVWYLETIGGHHWAAIRIPDNAFVVAPNRLNIAEFDFASPNTLFSENLPSLIAQYHLNPDEDQVNLRHIFGTATIKDAHYNNPRAYAILKAFGGLDEGDYEDQELPFMMVPTKKLTIEAVKWALSSHFENTPFDPYGTGSKDVRQRYRTIGLNRNEETHILQIRNDVPEAIARIHWLAFGPNTFNGLVPFYANTNTTPAVYRETQTSFDPNNIYWLNRLTALLGDTDFDRYQGLRDAFEAQALIDCRKIQLKTDAAILANPENSTAQLTAANQTLADAYFRNLNQLLGKMVTTGANHMKLRYSLND, via the coding sequence TTGAATAAACGAATCAGTTCTTGTACAACCATTTTAGTGGGGAAAAAAGCCACGCTTGATGGTTCAACCCTTATCGCTAGAAACGAGGATGGCTACAATAAGCCTAATCCGCAAAAATTCCGCGTTATTCAACCAGCCGATCAACCCATTGATTACACCTCAGCCATTAATGGGCTCAAAATCAAATTACCTACAAATCCGTTACGTTACACTTCGACACCCGATGCCGATGATCAATATGGCATTTGGGCTGGTGCCGGCATTAATAGCGCCAACGTCGCGATGACGGCATGCGAAACAATTACCAACAATCCTCATATCTTAGCAATTGATCCGCTAACTGATGACGGAATTGGTGAAGCGGATTTCGTAACACTTGTTCTGCCTTATAGCCAATCAGCTCGCCAAGCCGTTTTACGGCTTGGTCAACTCCTTGAAACCTATGGGACTTATGAAACCAATGGTATTGCCTTTTCTGATCACGATGAAGTTTGGTATTTAGAAACAATCGGCGGGCATCACTGGGCAGCAATTCGCATCCCAGATAACGCTTTTGTCGTTGCGCCTAATCGTCTCAACATTGCTGAATTCGATTTTGCCTCACCAAATACGCTATTCTCAGAAAATCTACCAAGCCTAATTGCACAATACCATCTCAATCCTGATGAGGATCAAGTAAACCTCCGCCACATCTTTGGCACAGCAACCATCAAAGATGCTCACTATAATAATCCCCGCGCCTATGCCATTTTAAAAGCATTTGGTGGTCTTGATGAGGGTGACTATGAAGATCAAGAACTGCCCTTCATGATGGTCCCCACTAAAAAACTAACGATTGAAGCCGTTAAATGGGCCCTCAGTTCTCATTTCGAGAACACGCCTTTTGATCCTTATGGCACAGGTTCAAAAGATGTCCGTCAACGCTACCGGACAATCGGTTTAAATCGCAATGAAGAAACGCATATTCTGCAAATCCGTAACGATGTCCCCGAAGCGATTGCCAGGATTCATTGGTTAGCATTTGGCCCCAACACCTTTAACGGTTTAGTGCCATTTTATGCCAATACAAATACGACGCCGGCCGTTTATCGCGAGACACAAACCAGCTTTGATCCTAATAACATTTACTGGTTAAATCGTCTAACAGCCCTACTCGGAGATACTGACTTCGATCGTTATCAAGGACTCCGTGATGCTTTTGAAGCCCAAGCATTAATTGATTGTCGCAAGATTCAACTTAAAACGGATGCCGCAATTTTAGCTAATCCGGAGAATAGTACTGCACAACTGACTGCCGCTAACCAAACGCTCGCTGATGCTTACTTCAGGAACCTCAACCAACTCCTTGGAAAAATGGTAACCACCGGCGCCAACCATATGAAACTACGCTATTCATTAAATGATTAA
- a CDS encoding toxin — translation MDMLDSLIAESSTEFDIKPRTDMPVGVDGLCIGKTIIINANRTRTEQAQTLVEEISHQEISVGNILNPNDIESAKQETIARRRSFNRLVPLDKLVTAYWQSTNEFELADHLDVTVEYLFDVLAYYREKYGVIVKDNILINFANGIQILKA, via the coding sequence ATGGATATGCTCGACTCATTAATTGCAGAATCATCTACAGAATTTGATATTAAACCACGAACCGACATGCCTGTGGGCGTTGATGGTTTATGTATTGGTAAAACGATTATCATAAACGCTAATCGTACGCGGACTGAGCAAGCCCAAACGTTGGTCGAAGAAATTAGTCATCAAGAAATATCGGTTGGCAATATTCTTAATCCAAATGATATTGAGAGCGCCAAGCAAGAAACAATTGCACGTCGCCGCTCATTTAACCGTCTGGTGCCACTCGATAAGTTAGTTACAGCTTACTGGCAGTCAACCAACGAATTTGAGCTAGCTGATCACTTAGACGTGACTGTCGAATACCTCTTCGACGTTTTAGCATATTACCGTGAGAAATACGGTGTTATTGTAAAAGATAATATTTTAATCAATTTCGCCAATGGTATTCAGATTTTAAAAGCATAA
- a CDS encoding XRE family transcriptional regulator — MKSLEQLRKGVGLSQLELATLFKVSDRTIYNYERDSTNIPNSLLDKYMIAFDIEYDDIFLGKKYDFIVQQQKLIHRRLKDKKLA; from the coding sequence ATGAAAAGTTTAGAGCAGTTGCGAAAAGGTGTTGGTTTATCTCAATTAGAATTGGCGACCTTGTTTAAAGTGTCTGATAGAACGATTTATAACTATGAAAGAGACTCAACTAATATTCCGAACTCATTGTTAGATAAGTATATGATTGCTTTCGATATCGAGTACGATGATATTTTTTTAGGTAAAAAGTACGATTTTATCGTACAACAACAAAAACTAATCCATAGAAGACTAAAGGATAAGAAGTTAGCCTAG